A region of the Rhizobium sp. 007 genome:
AGGAAGATGGGAGCACGCCAAATTTACGAGGCGCTCAAGGATCAGATCTTGAGCCAAGTTTATCAGGCTGGTGGTCAGCTACCGTCATCTCGAAATCTGTCGAACGAGATTGGCGTATCACGAACGACCGTGACTGCCGCCTATGAGCGGCTTGCGGCAGAGGGCTTTGTGGAGCTGCGCCAAGGTGCCCGCCCGCGGGTCGCAGCGTTGCCATTCGGGCAGCGTCCGAGAGACGCCACGTCGAAGCAACGGGCCGCTCAGCGCCTGTCGGCCTATGGTGAAAAACTTCGGGCGACACCGCCTTGGCTCGATTATTTGCCTAGTTCGCTCATGGTTGATTTCCGCTACGGAGATCTCGCTCCATCCGATTTTCCGGCGCTTGCCTGGAAGAAAGCTGTCAACGCGGTCATCGCTCAGCGACCGAGCCGACTTGCCTACGATGACCCGCGAGGATCGCTGCGTTTGCGCCAAGCCCTGCAAGGGTATCTTTGGCGAGCGCGAACATTGCGCTGCGATCTGGAACAAATCATCATCGTGAATGGCTCCCAGCAAGGATTAGACCTTTGCGCGCGACTTCTGCTCGGCCCTGACAGCGAGTTCGTCATCGAAAACCCCGGCTATCGAATGGCTCGTCAGATCTTCGCCAGCACAGGCGCCTCCGCAATCGCCGTCGGCGTCGACTGCGAGGGTCTGAAGACCGAGCTATTGGAGGGCGTGCGTGCCCGGCTGGCCTACGTCACACCTTCCCATCAGTTTCCGCTCGGCGGCGTCATGCCGATTTCTCGCCGTCATCAGCTTCTCGAATGGGCGCGGGAAAACGGTGCTTACGTGATCGAGGACGATTACGACAGCGAATACCGCTACGATATCAGCCCGGTGCCTCCACTCCATAGTCTGGAGGCCGGAAACAACGTCATTTATCTCGGTACGATCTCCAAAACGCTCTCGCCCATGATGCGCATCGGCTATCTTGTTGTGCCGCCGGAACTGCAGGACGTGTTCGCAACCGCCAAGCAGCTGTTTGACAGACATTCGCCGGTGACCGAGCAGGAGGCCTTGGCGTCTTTGATCGAGAGCGGCAGCTATGAGAGCCATGTGCGTCGCGTACGGCGGCTGAACAGAGACCGACGCGAGACGTTGTTGAACGCGTTACAGCGCGCATTCGGCGAAAGGATCTCCGTGGAAGGCGCCGACGCCGGACTGCATGTTGTGGTCTGGTTCAACGAACTGCCGAAGTCGTCCGAGACGGCTTTGCTGGAAA
Encoded here:
- a CDS encoding PLP-dependent aminotransferase family protein — its product is MVQLESQATPERARKMGARQIYEALKDQILSQVYQAGGQLPSSRNLSNEIGVSRTTVTAAYERLAAEGFVELRQGARPRVAALPFGQRPRDATSKQRAAQRLSAYGEKLRATPPWLDYLPSSLMVDFRYGDLAPSDFPALAWKKAVNAVIAQRPSRLAYDDPRGSLRLRQALQGYLWRARTLRCDLEQIIIVNGSQQGLDLCARLLLGPDSEFVIENPGYRMARQIFASTGASAIAVGVDCEGLKTELLEGVRARLAYVTPSHQFPLGGVMPISRRHQLLEWARENGAYVIEDDYDSEYRYDISPVPPLHSLEAGNNVIYLGTISKTLSPMMRIGYLVVPPELQDVFATAKQLFDRHSPVTEQEALASLIESGSYESHVRRVRRLNRDRRETLLNALQRAFGERISVEGADAGLHVVVWFNELPKSSETALLEIAQRAGIGVYCISPLYEPQPEEATADRLGLVMGYSALTPQQIEKGVQLLSAAVERAKGQV